CTTATTCCTAGTGAAATGTAATTCACCCCAAAACTGGTAatgcttatattttaaagagcgatcatcagggcacctgggtagctcagtcgtcaagcatctgcctttgggtcaggtcatgatcccagcgtcctatgATCCatcccctcatcaggctccctgctaagcaggaagcctgcttctccctctcccactcccccttgtgttccctctctctgtgtgtctctgtcaaacaaataaataacgtttaaataaataaataaacaaaagtaaagagCAGATcgtcatattttatatttgttttctttcagtgacAAGAAATATGCCTTCAGTCTGGGCAAGGGTATCGTTAGCCTGGTATGTATGCCTCCTCTGCAGAGCCTCTTACTCTATAACACACCTCAGTGTAATTGCAGTGATAGTATCTACAGATTCAGTTGCTTCAGGAGCATTTTTAcacctcctttccctcttcctgacACACATATTCAATGTAAACAAGATATGTGCTCACTAACTAGATATTCATTTACATGCTTGAGTGCCTTATGTTAGCAAATCCCTATAAGAGGTATCCGAAGGAATGTGAAGACAGGCATATTAAATAGGGCAGAGTCAGCAACTACAGTTCAACAGTTAAATCCAGCCCACTACCTGATGTTGTAAATAAAGTTTCAGAGACCACAgccattctttttcatttacatattgtctatggctacCTTTATACTACAAAAGCAAAGCTAAGTAGTTCCACAGAGATTGTACAACCTGTAAAAAGCCTACATTTCTATTTTGCCAATTAAAGAGAAAGTTTGCCAATCCCTAAACGACGGCATTCTGAGGAGTCCTTACTTTCATTTGAACTCAGGATTATAAGTAAAATAGCAAGAAATTAATTTGAAGGTAAGCAAGAATTTAACTCTAAGTATAGACAGACCCTAGAattgatatttatatttcttgaaatttttttcctggaGCTTCTAAGGGCAGAAAAGGTACTGATTTCCTTTGGAAATACTTTAACAAGATGAATAAGTTTAATGAGGATTAATGGTTCCTTCCAATGGGATGAACTGTTTCATGTCATTTATATAAACTTACTACATTTACTATGTATATTTACTGTGAAATCAAATAtccacaaaaccatttttttaaatttttttaaagactatttatttatttatttatttgccagaggaagggggagaaagaacacaagcaggcagagcagtaggcagagggagagggagaagcagggggtcccccatatggggctccatcccaggaccctgagatcatgacctgaaccaaaggcagatgtttaacctctgggccactcaggtgcccctccaaaaaaattatttgaaaattagagATGTTTcaaaataagcagagaaaaacaatttcacttatttctgtttcacatttataaacaaaaaatagagtGAATCATTACAACttagattttaacatttttgctCTATCTGTGTCACCATGATTAGAACCTTGTAGGAAAAACTGAAGTTATTGTGATATAAGCAGAAGTGTtaatcttgggattttttttagcttttggggtattttttaaaaatttggggatGTTTTTTATTGCTACAGacataagacattttaaataaattccctaatattttaatattgatatTTCAACCCAATCCTATGCATTGGGTGCCATTAATTTTGTTGCATTCTTTTGTGATAAGGTTATTGAAATATTCATACCTTTCCATAAAATCATGAAGAATTTTAGTCcaagaaaaatgtttcaagtCCCATGATAGCTTCTGACacctattttattaaattttacttttaaatatctcTCATGTTTCCCTTCAGTAATTGTCCTAATATATTCTGTTGTCAAACTAGATTCTTACAATATgaggtatttaatccatttacatttgcatttaaaagagaaaagtcatgagaaatatttaacaactaaaaatcaatgataaaatATGTCCAAATACTGAATAACACATTAAGTTAAACAAGAACTAGAAAGCATGTTACTGcttgtcaaaacaaaacaaaaaaaataattctcccaTTTAGTTATCCTTTAGCTACTGCTGAAattccaattcattttttttttaatttctcagtctTCTCTTTGAAAGAAGTTGAGTAAAAATCAATAGGTAATCGTAATCAAGGACCTCATATTCATTAACATCTTTCAGGAATATGTATTTCAATTCTTCTCTGCCTGAGTTATCACAATGCACattggagcataaagaataaatgcaagagaaaagaaaatcaaccacaGGACAAAAGAGCAAGGGAGAACACAGACACAAATGGGTTAAAAGAacgaatgaatgagagaaaaggaaaacttcaagACGATACTGCTTTAATAGTATCTAGGAGTACACAGGGGAAGGCTAGGAAGAAAATTGTGCTGACCTGTAAGAAATAGGTTGTTTCTGGGAGCTGTCCAATGTACTAACCGAACGGCTAGAACACAACTTACCTCCTTAGTAGGAATTGTCTTCAGGGATTCTTCCTTGAAACAAGGCATCTCTTTACTCATCTTTTACAGCTATTTCTTCTACGCCATCTTTAAAACGATTTTCCAATATATTACTCTACCCTTCCGTGACTTCTTAAAAATCCCTACACCgaataattaagtaaatatagCCAGtggcaaaaaaaggaaacatgaacccgtctttgttaaaatattaaagataatatgaaatcagtaaaatttcattttcttataccaaattttaaatttcctttcatctCAAAAACATGATCTAACGATAACTTTTAAATCTCCCTTAAATTGAACTCATATAGTTGCCACTCTTAAGTCCTGTAGGGCAGCACAAATCAATGAGGAAAACAAGCCAGAAGGACGTGAGGATTTATCTTTGTTCACAAATACCGATGGGCAATTTAAAAGTCGAAAGACTTCACAACAGAGGGCTGATCGACCCATTGGCCTATCAAAGGGTAAATCGCATTATTGAAAGGAGATTGAAGTTGTTTTGTttgggcgcgggggggggggtggggggtggtggtgagggttTGCTTTGCCCCCCCCGCTGGGGGTTAAAAGtgaaatacatttagaaaaaaaattctggccccccccccccattttattgCCATCATAACTTTTGCCCTGAAGTAATTTCTTCCACTTTACATGAGTAGGAGATAAGTAGGGAAGGGAAACTCAAGTATCTGTTGTTAGGGTGATTACAACAAAACGGACTTTAGAAGTCGGGTTTGTAACACCGCAGGAGAGCTGTTTCCAGGCTCTGGAAGGAGAAAGCCGGTTCCAACAGCGACTCTGGGGAATGCGCTCTCCGCCCCCACCTACCGTGCTTACTTAAGCTAATGGAAGATCCTGCCTTTCAGTAGCGGCTGCACTGGGATACCAGACAAACAGCTCCCCTCGACCCCTGGCAGACAGGGCCCCTCTTCAGGACATCATTAAAAGCACATGCACTTATTTCACACCCATTGGCAGCCTCCGGTGGCAAGACTCAGGACTCCTACTCTGAAGCCAAGGAGAAGCCAGAGTGGTGGAAAACATCCTCGCTTTGAAAATCCAAAGCTAAATTAAAAGAGCTACATGAGATAAGGAGCCTGAAGAATATTAGTTGGCTGCGGGGATGAGGAGAGGCACAAAAAGCACAGCAGGTAAGAGGCTAGGGGTTGTTGCCAAAGTGTCCCAGGTGGCTCATGGAAAAGGATCTCGGAATTGGAGGCCTGTCCCTTTGAGACTTCCACGCGTGCTCAAGCTTGTCTTCTTCTATCAGTTTCGAGACGACGACATTGTCAGAGCCTTCCCTATCGGTGCCACTAATCCTATTATCATCTTggttataaatattaattcccCTGGCCTTTCGGAGATGGTGCCGCGTCAGATTCAGAGCTGTTAGGAGTCTCGCCCCTCGCTGCAAGAAACCGATGCGAGGCAAGTCCAAGCTGATGCGATGGCGGCCCAGGAGAGGTGCGTGGACGCCAGCGTGCTGGACTTCGTCGCAGACCTGTCCCTGGCCTCCCCTGGGCACCCTCTCCTCTGCGACTTCGCACCCGGGGTTCCCTTTGGGGACCCGGACCTTGTGCTCCGAGAGGGAAGACGCAGGAGGCTGGCACGCTTTGAGGAGGAGGATCCAGAAGAGGAGGGCGAAGTAGacgagggggaggaggaggaggaggaagaggagcctgGGAGAGGCGCCTCCCCGCTGGGCCGTCCCAAGAGGAAAAGGGTGATCACCTATGCCCAGCGCCAGGCAGCCAACATCCGCGAAAGGAAGCGGATGTTCAACCTCAATGAGGCCTTCGACCAGCTGCGAAGGAAGGTGCCCACTTTTGCTTACGAGAAGAGACTGTCCCGAATCGAGACCCTACGCCTGGCCATCGTCTACATTTCCTTCATGACCGAGCTCTTGGAGGGCTGCGAAAAGAAGGATACCGGCTGAACCGGAGCGGGAGAGAGGGGTCTGCGCCCTCCTCCCGGACGCGCGCGGGCTTGGCGTGCTTCGGGACCCAGCAGGGTGTGGCCGACAGGCCAGGAGGGACTCTTCAAGGCAGAATGTCTGGCCTTCTGGAGTTTGGTTCAGGGTTGCGAAATCCCCACAGCCCTCAAGAAGTGGCAGCCGTAGAGTTGATAGACACGCGAACGCTCTCAATTGGAGTCTGGGGCAGGGGCGGGCGGGGCGCCTTACGAGTTCGAACGCGCGGGGCTATAGACGCGAGCGCCGGGACACAGCTTCTGCCGGCCTGTTGGCGAGGAGCTAATCCTCTCCCCAAACTGCAGATTTCCGGGGCTTCTGTAGAGTCCaaactcttctgttttcttttaaaaaggaaaggaaggaaggaaggaagaaaagaaaaaattaaatagatgttcttactttttttttttttttttaaagcctcaagAGTCAGTGTTGCCCAATCCCCAATCCCGGGCAGGCACGCCGCTCCCGCCCGCGCGTTTTTGGGGGGCACCTACAACAGAATCATTGGCAAAGCGTTCGGGTGCGGGTCTTCAGAGAAGCCAAGGGGCTCCGGACCTCGGGTCTGATCCTCTTTGGCTTGtctagagagagacagaaggaaggagatgagGACGGAAGGAGAGTCCAGGGGACAGGCGACCTCTGAGAAGGGACATTATTCTCGCCTCTCTTCCCCTTAATTTCCAGAACCAGAAACCTTGTTCGGGTCGCTCCAGGAGACCAAAGCTTGACCCCGGAGGTGGACCGAAGGAGCTCGGTCTCCGAGGGCAGGAATGCTCCCGGGCTTGCCCGGATCCTCGGCTCTCCGAACTTTGGCCACCGAGCGGGGCTTACCCCCTGCGCTTCCGGGAAAATGACCTGGTCTTCCCAGGTGCAGCGCAGTTTGAGTGCGCACTTTACAATTTTTAGCTGTAGGTAGAAAAGACAGCTTTCTTTCTAGCTGCATCTAGGAACAGGTAAAGCAAAAACTCCATTCTTCGACTTTGGAAAATGTATATGATGGAGAGGAGGTTTGAGGCAGGACCTAGGCGAGAGCCTACCTCCAGTTTGGACCCTCTGCCACTCCATGGTTTTGCTTTGTGGGCGACCTGAACTGGGGTTGTTCAGATAGGAGTAGGTAAGTGAGGAGGAACCTGAGTTAACAAGTACCGCCTAACCATAAATTCAGAAGTTCGAAAGGATAAATCCTAATACTTTATTTTGCCTCTTCACATCGCACACctttgcacacacacatacacaatacacacacacaattctccCTCTTTACCTTTAggaatataatacatttttattaataagtaCGATATACTCACCCTAGAAAGTTTGGAAaacataagttaaaaaaagaaaatttaaatcactTCACAATGCCATAgttagcatttttatttccttctacttttttctttctgtacagATATAAATTGAATACGCTTAACAAATTTGAGATACTTTTGGATACAGATCTTTTTCCATTCAGCAATATAGAATGAGCACCTTTCCCCTGGCTTTAAATACTATTCATACATAATTCTGATTACTGTATTTTGTCATAACGACGTATCATAATTTAATGCCAGTTCTTTACAAGTAGATAGGTAAgatacttcctttaaaaaaaaaatgatgcaaagagcattcttttaaatgtcttctcTGCCTGTGGTAATTTCCTGGTATTAGGTAACTAGAAGTAAAATTTCTTCATCACATGAACATTTAAGTTTGTGGCTACAAATGGCCAGATTGTCTTCCCAGGTGGGTTTTGCCAGTTCACACTCCTGCTCACCAACACTGCAGTGACTTGCTTGTCTCTCAAGTGTCTTCATTTAAAACTTGTCCTAGTTCTTCTATCTATAGGAACTGAAATAGTTCTGAAATGACCACCCTACCGAAAACGATTTCATATTTTGACTGTGTCTTTTCACCAGGACTTTTTCTACTTCTACCATACGATCTGTATACAcaggtaaaagggaaaaaaatgtaactagatgagataaaaaaaaaaaaacagcaaaatcagGGAGTACATTTTTTATTCTCTAGTGCCTTTaataaaatgaactgaaatttGGATAATGACTCCTATGTCAGTCTTATAAAgtaaaattactcatttttctaGACAACATTTTGGCTAATGAGACTaacatttctttctgtatttttaaagataaatttaaaattactaattttaataTGTTGGAAGGACATAACTAATTACTTCTCAACTTTTCATTAAACAGTATTCTGTTTCCCAACTTCTTTTGGACTGCTAGTGGCTCCAGCAATACTTCATGTTTAtccagttatttatttaattggtttaaaaatgtgttgataTTTTATGTATAGTGTGAATGGGTTCAAAATTTAATGATCTTGCAGactctcccttctttctcccacATAAAGTCCTCCTGAGAATTAAacatcatgtaaaaaaaaaaagaaagaaagaaagaaagaaagaaagaaagaaagaaagaaagaaagaaaNNNNNNNNNNAAATCTATGagtgttaagtttttaaaaaatgattcaacGCTAGGAATCatcaatatttttttgaaaaccagaaattaaaaataaaaactctgtagacaaaagacctcaaaatcACTGGGTCCTAAAGAGTAAATACAAGCATCCACCATCCTTAATCCTCTCCCTCACACTCTGAACCATACTGTCCTATTTTTAGTAAGCACTTGATATCCTACAGTGAATACCTCTTCAGTGTAGTAAATAATATCTAGAGATTGTAAGCAGAAAAACAATTTCATCATTATCACTAGAAGATTTATGTCCACAATTCTTGAATCTGTTAAAGTGCAAATGTTTTgctctttgtaattttttatatgttgagaagctgctttaaaatgtaaagtcccttaatacattttcttaatcATTGTACTGATAGAATAATTTGAAGCCAAATAAGGATTATATACACTGAGAAATGGGTTGACTTATTTCTCACATGAAATCATCCATAGAGATCAGACACGATCGTCTGCATCTAGAACATGAATCTACTATACCTCCATGTCTTGACACCCAACTTTTATAAGCAATGTGACAGTTGTAGttctttttcaatcttttcaTCTAAGATCCATAAATTtagtgtacttttaattttttttactgtagttgacacacaatattccATGAATCTCAGacgtacaacataatgattcaacaactctatacattatgtTACGCTCATCACAGTTGCAGTTACCATCTGTCAgtgtaatatttttaagatttatttatttacttacttacttattagagaaagaaagagagatagaaagagagcttGAGCGAACGTggtgggcacagggagagggtaAAAGGAACCCAATCAAGCTGCTCTGGGGTGAGCACCAAGCATAACATAAGgtagggcttgatttcaggaccctgagatcacaacctgagcctgagccaaaaaaaccaagagtcagatgcttaaccaatttcaccacccaggtgtccccaatgTACTTTTTAGTACAACTGCTTTTAATATATAACACATCCTATGTTAAACTatattattctttatcttttaaactaacatgaataaaatataagtagatattgtttttttaataccttCCACCAGTTAAAAAATCCTAATGTCAATTACTTCTGGAAAATTCTaataatgtttttgaaatctAAAAGTTATTTGGACATTTGAAATCTAAATATCATTTCAGATGCTGCTTGGaggcaattttatttatataaatctgaCTGAAATCTGCCTTTTGGTCTCAAAGTTCCCCATACTTATCTGGTTACTATTAGTATTCAGACACGTAAAACAAGAAAAGATCTAAATGAAATCACATTTGAGACATAATCAGACTTTCcaaggaaagtaaaaataatcaaAGCCTTTGCCATCAATAGGCAGCTATTCAGGGCGATCATCTTTTACGGCTGCCCAATGTGAAAGCAGATTTTGGCAAAATTAGCACTGAAAACTGAATATTATGCTAGTACGTGTAATTCCTGCATGAACATACAATTAAAACCCTTGGATTGGTATATATTATTGCATTTATCAGCCTTTCCATCACAAAAACACGATGGTGGCAGGTTTATAGCAAAGCtataaaaattctgatttgaaaTCTGATAAGCAGAGTTTAGCATAACTCTCTTCTTAATTACAAgtctcaaaaataatttcaaaggtaATGAGGACACTTAAGTACATTTTACATTTGAGCTTCCAAACTGGACCTGCAGTTTGAAAAGCCAAGAGACTGTATTTAATGCAAAAggtaaattattttgtttttatcaaaaataactGGTAGATTAATACTGAATTTAAGTACTAAAACCACTTTTTATAGGGtgatattatttcattaaattatctttaatataaagtagaaaaatgtttaagttttatTATAGATATCTATCTGGGGGCTCAAAGGTTCCTGAACTTTGCCAACATTCTGGGTGAAGTTAGTCCTAGTTTCTGGTCAGTGACCTCTCTTCCTGTGAATCCTGCACTAAAAAGGTTTGCAAAACAAGAATCAGCAGTTCTGACCATTTTGTTTTGACTTTGGGTTTTCTTTGAATCCAAAGCTCAAAACCAAACCTGGCAGAGGAggataaggaaaggaaagaggccaTGCAAACTGACATGAATAAAATaccagagagatggaaaaaacTTCAAGTCTCTATAAACCAAAGCCTATAAATTTCCACAAATTTCTCTGTGACCCCAAATTTTTAGTTCTGTGCCTGAAACATGTTCCATAAAGAAATATAAGGAAATGCAAAGAATAgtatgaatgtatttttataaactctTTATGGTTAATATTTGGCAGAATCGCACCCTTAATCTTGCAGAAAGCAAGAACTTTTAATGCAAAACCAAAATTTAATAACTATGATGGaaattatcataataaaatgaCATATGGCTACTTAGTGCTTTATGGTTTTCAAAGCACCACTCACAAACCTCCTCTCATTCGATCCTCCCAAATGGATTTCAAAAGGATCTAGAGTCTCTCTATTAAATTGAGTCATCAGTGTACcatcttaaaaatacattcactCATTGAAATCAGCATGATACTGAGATACCTAAAGAGGGCCAGTGGTCACATATAAGCAACACATTACTTTGAAAGATATTATTTCCAAAGATCAAAAGCACCTTAACACACTTTGTGGATGATAAATTGTACAAAAGGCTAGTAGAGTCCCGCTCCCTCAAAGGCCAAATTTTACCACCTACTATTTAGGGCTCTGTGAAAGAGATTTCCACCTGCAGTCAACATACGTAGATGACCTCAAAGCAGCTGTTACAGACAGCTTTTTATAATTTCCAGTCTTCAAAAGGGAGGAAAATATCTATGAGAATTTGGAAATAGATCAAACAGTTGGTGTACAATAAAAGGCAACAGCATCAAATACATGTgtttgaatgaacaaatgaatggaataTGATTATACAACTATTTTACTGCAGATAATTTTGTGATTTCTCCAAAACTTAGTAAAATCACAAGCTGTATTTGTTACCAATCATATCTTGAACTGATGATATTTAGTCCTGTAGTTTAGTGAAATGTTGGTTATATTTAATCCCACATTTAGTGAAATGTTAGAGAAGCTAGAAATGGTCTCAAGGAGAAAAACCAAATAACTGAATTATTAGGTCTAGATATAGTAACAATATCTATAATAAGAAGTAGTAATATCTATAATCCTATTTATTATATTGCTTACTTATATGACAACTCATGTTCTAAACACTGAGTTAAGTTCTTCCCATGACTATTAGAgttcaaataataattttaggaTATAAACACTATGATTATCCTAGCAGTGATGAGGACAGTATGGAATAGAGAAGTTAAACAACTTTCCCGGCTCAAGCAGCTAACAAAGAGTAAAACTAAGATTTATATTCAGCCAAGGATTTGAGAACAAATTCTTAGGGATTGAGGTTATTTGTGAATGAGTATAtggttattgtttttaaatagaaattatatggTAAAAATACATAAGTATTCTTTATCTTTACTGAGGAGCAGAAATGTGGACATGGGTTTATCATGTAGTAAAGGGATATAGTTTCTGCAATTAGATTCGTAAGGTGGACTACTGGTGTAAGTTTTTGAAGAGGCCTTGAAATAATCTTCTATGGATATTTTAAAGCCAAAACTTTCCTCTAGTGGTTTCAGGGCAATCCTgccagaagagaagagacaaaattCTTTTGGTGAACATAATGATTATAAAAACAGGCTTTGGAATTTGACAGAAGCGGGTTTGAATTGCAAGTACATTACATCATGTTATGGAAGCTAGTACAACTTATTTAGCCTTGCTGACcttcagtttattcatttttaaaataggaataataggagcgcctgggtggctcagtaagttatgcatctgcctttggctcagttcatgatcccagggtcctgggatggagccccacattgggctccctactcagcagggagcctggttctccctctgcctgccactcccccctgcatgtgctttctctctctcaaataaataattttaaaaaataataataaaatagggataataatattaTTCCCCAGTAGGGCCCTTATGAGGATTGACTAAAATATGTATGCATAGTAAATGGTGTATCAGCATTCAGTAAATGGTACCTACTATGAAAATATTCATTGTCTTcagcatcatcaccatcaccatcatatCCCTTCCAATTCTACGGCAACAAAAACTCTATGCAAGGCATCACCTTTAGCACCAATGGTAATATATGAAAGTACAAATTATGTAAAAAGCAGAACTCTACAAAGtacttttaagtaatttttttttaaaaacgagATAAGATTTTTTCCtccaatattttttattcctgaaaTACTTGAATGTCAGCATTTAGCTCTGGTCCATGCATCTTTCTAAGGGGAACAATACACACCCAACAGGAAAAGAGAGATCAGAACCCCCTCCTTTAACCCATTACTGCAACAGCagatatattataaaagaaaggataGGTAAGTGACTTTAAATCTGAGACAAAATGATTTGAATTCATTCAGAGAAGTTCTAGTCTATCAGCGGCCTAAACATTAaagtatgtgttttcttttttttccaggtactatttctttttaagtatgtgTTTTCTAAATAAGTGTACATTTACTCAAATCCAGTAATTTCTGATGGAATAGTTCTGTATCTTAATTGCAACGTAGTTGCGGTAACCCTATGTATGTGATAGAATGACATAAAACTGTATCTTCTTAcaccaatgttaatttcctagTTTTGACATTGTAGCATAGTTATGTAAGATGTAACCAATGGAGAAAACTGAGTGAAAGCTACACAGAACTTCTCTACACCACTTTTGTAATGTCCTGTGAATCTatagttacttttaaaataaaaactgaaaaaaaaatcagttaataacTATGACattcatttcaacatataaagCACCTAGCAAattaaattgtaattattttaggGAGACATTCACATGTGCTTGATTCTTATCTTGTTCTACAATTTTTCTTCAAGTGTTTCCTGTGAAAGTAAAGCCAAGTTTTGTGCATGGTATTATGTGTATCCTGGAATGAAAATCAGGACTCCACCCATGAAGGTCTTAGCCAAGAACTGATTATCTGATTCTGGGTTCCTTAGTTCATGCTGACTTCCTTGGCCAGATACATTCTCAAGTATGGATTTGAGTGGTGGAAGAGTTATATATCCTTATTCTGCCACTTACTGGATTAGATAATAACTCACTTAAAACATCTGGGCTTCAGTACCAGTCCTGGTCTGTGAAGTAGAAGTAATAAACACAGAGTTAAAGTATCAGAAGAGATCTCATAAAGTGCTTAGTACAGTGCCTCATACAAAGTAAACATTTTGTGaatgttgttattgttattgtttatgCTATTTCAATGTTGAATGTGTATATAGAGCAAAATGACAATTCAACCTTTTAGAAAGGCTCATGGAAACACATACAAAAACAGTATTAAATTGCTCCTCTTAAACAGAATCAGCTTTTAAATAGCATGGCATTTGTGCCAAATTTAATCTGCCACCACAAtagcaaattttgtttttaaagtatagaaAGACCCAGCTTCTGGTCTATAACATGTAATCACAATCTTTTATCTGTCAGGAAGGTCACTGTAAACCCTACATTTCTAAAATAACCTCTAAAATTTgcatataaagtttttttttttatatgaaaaggTGATACCAGAATTGGTAAATCCTCTGGGAATTTATTTTTGAGCAACTTCATCTTGAAAGTTGTGGTGTTGGTAATAGTAACTGAGAAGTGGTACTGCCTCAATTACTAAGCAGTTACGTATTCCTGACCTAGACAAACACGAAA
Above is a genomic segment from Mustela nigripes isolate SB6536 chromosome 4, MUSNIG.SB6536, whole genome shotgun sequence containing:
- the FERD3L gene encoding fer3-like protein, with protein sequence MAAQERCVDASVLDFVADLSLASPGHPLLCDFAPGVPFGDPDLVLREGRRRRLARFEEEDPEEEGEVDEGEEEEEEEEPGRGASPLGRPKRKRVITYAQRQAANIRERKRMFNLNEAFDQLRRKVPTFAYEKRLSRIETLRLAIVYISFMTELLEGCEKKDTG